In sulfur-oxidizing endosymbiont of Gigantopelta aegis, a single window of DNA contains:
- a CDS encoding efflux RND transporter permease subunit, translated as MTILSVFAHHKVAANLLMLMMILSGVFALSRLNVQFFPTFELDRISVRVIWTGASAEDIEQGITIPLEQALKNVDDVKNMTSTSAQNVSSIQLEFHDGSNMILALNKVKQKVDEFRNLPQDAQKPQVENLTRYEGVAKILVSGVDTLSELRVLANQFERELSKRGIDKVEINGLPDEEVNIEISIEQLQYLELTLDEVSARINAFSKDMPAGTLGRQHNAKELRSLEQARSEMEFAQIPIVANSTDFVRLGDVATIQRQPDAEGVLRLKDGLPVVELALKRTENGNALKAADILNTWLEEKRATLPPSIKIEVFDASWQMIRDRIYLLLKNGGGGLVLVVLILYLFLNARVAFWVAVGIPISFMATLAVLYTVGGTINMISLFGLIMALGIIVDDAIVVGEDALSHYQAGEAPLMAAEGGARRMFVPVIASSLTTIAAFLPLMMIGGIMGNILFDIPLIVICVIFASLVESFFVLPGHLRHAFANIKRQSVSESAMEKNTSPTIRQRLDAGFDSFRQKKFRPVISWCLSHRTITVSMVLSSLVMTIGLVAGGRINFTFFPSPEAQIVYANVSFISGTSRNTTEAYLKHMEDKLIETDKEFGGKNIDMAVMISGSSFSGGSTRKSGDQLRAIFLQLVEPDHREVRNTEFIQRWRSKLKDVAGMDNLTILSRKTGPQGSDIAIRLNGKNSEQLKQAATSLSQALRSIEGVYGVDDDMPYGKEQLIYTLKPVGEILGLTVTDIGQQLRTAFDGNLVQIFQDGADEVEVRVQLPKQERDQINTLERINIRTPAGEFVPLASVAQWTVRQGFEVIRHADGELALEVSAEVNSQVNNANQILSSLEEKILPELKQKYWVDYSFEGRSADQKETIAHMKWGGILGLMLIYIVLAWVFSSYGWPLVVMSIIPFGLVGALWGHWIQGIDLTLLSVFGIFGLSGIVVNDSIILVSFYKRLRDQGMQVQEALIEASVQRLRAVLLTSLTTIAGLTPLLFETSLQAQFLIPMAVSIAFGLAFATVLVLIIIPVFLSIHESIHFKLHRLVHGQNALLSNTRIQL; from the coding sequence ATGACCATCTTATCTGTTTTTGCCCATCATAAAGTGGCTGCCAACTTATTAATGCTGATGATGATTCTTTCCGGTGTTTTTGCTTTGTCACGCCTTAATGTCCAGTTTTTTCCCACCTTTGAATTGGATCGTATTAGTGTGCGTGTAATTTGGACGGGTGCTAGTGCGGAAGACATCGAGCAAGGTATTACTATTCCCCTAGAACAGGCATTAAAAAATGTAGATGATGTTAAAAATATGACCTCTACATCAGCACAAAATGTGTCTTCTATTCAGTTAGAATTCCATGATGGCAGTAATATGATCCTGGCTTTAAACAAGGTCAAACAAAAAGTTGATGAATTTCGCAATCTACCACAGGATGCGCAAAAACCTCAGGTGGAAAACCTGACTCGCTATGAAGGCGTTGCGAAAATACTGGTCTCCGGTGTAGACACTTTATCAGAACTGAGAGTGCTGGCCAATCAATTTGAACGTGAGCTGAGTAAGCGTGGTATTGATAAGGTTGAAATTAACGGTCTGCCTGATGAGGAAGTGAATATTGAAATCTCCATTGAGCAGCTACAATATTTGGAACTGACTTTGGATGAAGTGAGCGCTCGAATTAATGCTTTCAGCAAGGATATGCCTGCTGGTACCTTGGGGCGACAACACAATGCTAAAGAGTTACGCAGTTTAGAACAGGCGCGTAGTGAAATGGAATTTGCACAAATTCCTATCGTTGCCAATAGCACCGATTTTGTACGCTTGGGTGATGTCGCAACGATTCAACGCCAGCCCGATGCAGAAGGTGTTTTGCGTTTAAAAGATGGCTTGCCAGTCGTTGAGTTAGCCTTGAAGCGCACGGAAAATGGTAATGCGCTCAAAGCTGCTGATATTTTGAATACGTGGTTAGAAGAAAAACGGGCGACCTTACCTCCGAGTATTAAAATAGAAGTGTTTGATGCCAGTTGGCAAATGATTCGTGACCGTATTTATTTATTGCTTAAAAATGGTGGCGGTGGATTGGTTTTAGTCGTACTGATCCTGTATTTATTCCTCAATGCCCGGGTGGCTTTTTGGGTGGCGGTAGGCATCCCGATTTCGTTTATGGCGACCTTGGCGGTTTTGTACACAGTGGGCGGCACGATTAATATGATCAGTCTATTTGGTCTGATCATGGCATTGGGCATCATTGTTGATGATGCCATTGTGGTGGGTGAAGATGCGCTATCGCACTATCAGGCGGGTGAAGCACCGCTTATGGCGGCAGAGGGTGGCGCAAGACGTATGTTTGTGCCGGTGATTGCCTCCTCACTGACCACTATCGCGGCATTTTTACCGCTGATGATGATTGGCGGCATTATGGGCAATATTTTATTTGATATTCCATTAATTGTTATCTGTGTTATTTTTGCTTCTTTAGTGGAAAGCTTTTTTGTCTTACCCGGTCATTTACGCCATGCCTTTGCCAATATCAAACGGCAATCAGTTTCGGAATCTGCCATGGAAAAGAATACCTCACCTACAATTCGACAGCGTTTGGATGCGGGCTTTGATTCTTTTCGCCAGAAAAAATTTCGTCCGGTCATTAGCTGGTGTTTAAGTCATCGTACGATTACCGTGTCTATGGTTTTGTCCAGTTTAGTGATGACGATTGGCCTAGTCGCAGGCGGACGCATTAATTTTACCTTCTTCCCCTCACCGGAAGCACAAATTGTTTATGCTAATGTGAGCTTTATTTCCGGTACCTCAAGAAATACGACGGAAGCCTATTTAAAGCACATGGAAGATAAACTTATCGAAACCGATAAGGAGTTTGGTGGCAAAAATATTGATATGGCAGTGATGATCAGTGGCAGTTCATTTAGCGGCGGTAGTACCAGAAAAAGCGGTGATCAACTAAGGGCAATCTTCTTGCAATTAGTGGAGCCGGATCATCGTGAGGTACGCAATACAGAATTTATTCAACGCTGGCGAAGTAAATTAAAAGACGTTGCTGGGATGGATAATCTTACCATTTTGTCACGCAAAACCGGGCCGCAGGGAAGTGATATTGCTATCCGCCTCAATGGCAAAAATAGTGAGCAATTAAAGCAAGCGGCCACCTCATTATCACAGGCATTGAGAAGTATCGAGGGCGTGTATGGTGTTGATGATGATATGCCCTATGGTAAAGAGCAATTAATTTATACGCTTAAACCTGTTGGTGAAATTCTGGGATTGACGGTGACCGATATTGGCCAGCAACTAAGAACGGCATTTGATGGTAATTTGGTACAGATTTTTCAAGACGGTGCTGATGAAGTTGAAGTAAGAGTGCAATTGCCCAAGCAGGAACGGGATCAAATCAATACCCTAGAGCGTATCAATATTCGTACTCCGGCGGGTGAATTTGTACCTCTTGCGAGTGTTGCACAATGGACCGTGAGACAGGGCTTTGAAGTGATACGCCATGCAGATGGTGAGTTGGCGTTGGAAGTTTCAGCAGAAGTTAATTCTCAAGTGAATAATGCCAATCAAATTCTAAGCTCGTTAGAAGAAAAAATCTTACCGGAACTGAAACAAAAATACTGGGTTGATTATAGTTTTGAAGGACGTTCTGCAGATCAAAAAGAAACCATTGCACACATGAAATGGGGTGGTATTCTGGGCTTGATGTTAATTTATATTGTTTTGGCCTGGGTGTTTTCTTCCTATGGTTGGCCTTTAGTGGTTATGTCAATTATTCCCTTTGGACTCGTTGGTGCATTGTGGGGGCATTGGATTCAGGGCATTGACCTGACCTTATTATCGGTCTTTGGTATTTTTGGTCTATCGGGTATCGTGGTGAATGATTCAATTATTTTGGTGAGTTTTTACAAACGTCTACGGGATCAGGGAATGCAAGTACAAGAAGCGTTGATTGAAGCTTCTGTACAACGTCTTAGGGCTGTTTTATTGACCTCGTTAACCACCATTGCTGGGTTGACGCCCTTGCTATTTGAAACCTCCTTGCAAGCCCAATTTTTGATCCCGATGGCGGTTTCAATTGCTTTTGGACTGGCATTCGCCACGGTGTTGGTACTCATTATTATTCCAGTATTTCTGTCTATTCATGAGTCAATACATTTCAAATTGCACCGATTGGTTCATGGACAGAATGCTCTATTAAGTAATACGCGGATTCAACTCTGA
- a CDS encoding efflux RND transporter periplasmic adaptor subunit: MLKKLFIPIIIFVLAMVFFKTMIATKDKTPEITIDEHVWRVEHSLVDKQTLSPTITLYGRVETSELLNAAAPGASQVAQVKVKEGDYVTAGQLMLSLDPADFEPLLLQSEGRVKELQALLKSEALRHKTNLDSLVNEKKLLHLSEKALSRAEKVKRQKLGSISETEQAMQQVELRRLSYNKVQFLVAEHPSRQEQIEARLMQAQADLAKNRLALERSQIIAPFTGLVAKVNVAQGDRVNSNEKLLSFYSTEHLEIRAKLPVNILSEIQQSMQAGQSLSGTANNGSHQTVISLNRISGEAQASGVDAIFSMSAGKAHFRMGAIVVVHLQRPERDNLIKVPYQAMYGRDRLYRIKDNRLQLVRVKTVGEYHPDNEPVAGHALQKPLLLIQSAELKQGDAILATHLPNAFSGLKVESGLKDVLSDARDRTAK; encoded by the coding sequence ATGTTAAAAAAATTATTTATCCCCATCATTATTTTTGTGCTGGCCATGGTGTTTTTTAAAACCATGATAGCAACCAAAGATAAAACTCCCGAAATTACCATTGATGAACACGTTTGGCGTGTTGAGCATAGTTTGGTCGATAAGCAAACGTTGTCACCCACTATTACCTTGTATGGTCGGGTAGAAACGTCTGAATTACTTAATGCAGCAGCGCCTGGTGCGAGTCAAGTGGCTCAGGTAAAAGTAAAAGAAGGGGATTATGTGACAGCCGGTCAATTAATGCTATCCCTGGACCCTGCAGACTTTGAACCATTGCTGTTACAGTCTGAAGGCCGTGTTAAAGAATTACAGGCACTACTCAAAAGTGAAGCCCTGCGGCATAAAACCAATTTAGATTCACTGGTGAATGAAAAGAAATTACTACACCTCAGTGAAAAAGCCTTATCCCGGGCAGAGAAAGTAAAACGTCAGAAACTGGGCTCAATTTCTGAAACTGAACAAGCCATGCAACAGGTTGAGCTACGTCGTTTATCTTATAATAAAGTGCAGTTTTTGGTGGCTGAACATCCCTCTCGGCAGGAGCAAATAGAAGCACGTTTGATGCAAGCACAAGCAGACTTAGCTAAAAATCGTCTGGCCTTAGAGCGCAGTCAGATTATTGCCCCGTTTACCGGCTTGGTGGCAAAAGTGAATGTTGCCCAAGGCGATCGGGTTAATAGTAATGAAAAATTATTGAGTTTTTACTCCACTGAACATTTGGAAATTCGTGCCAAATTGCCGGTGAATATTCTCTCAGAGATCCAGCAAAGTATGCAAGCCGGTCAGAGTTTGAGTGGTACTGCCAATAATGGTAGTCATCAGACGGTTATTAGCTTAAATCGTATCTCCGGTGAGGCTCAGGCCAGTGGTGTTGATGCGATTTTTTCTATGAGTGCGGGAAAAGCTCACTTTAGAATGGGAGCCATTGTCGTTGTACACTTACAAAGACCTGAGCGCGACAATTTAATTAAAGTCCCTTATCAGGCGATGTATGGACGTGATCGACTGTATCGCATTAAGGATAATCGTCTGCAGTTGGTACGGGTCAAAACAGTGGGTGAATATCATCCGGACAATGAACCCGTTGCAGGCCATGCGTTGCAAAAGCCATTGTTATTAATCCAAAGCGCCGAGCTTAAGCAAGGTGATGCGATTCTTGCTACCCATTTGCCTAATGCCTTTAGTGGTCTAAAGGTTGAGAGCGGTCTAAAAGATGTGCTTTCTGATGCCAGAGACCGTACTGCAAAATGA
- a CDS encoding DUF523 domain-containing protein — translation MPDKLKIAVSACLLGQKVRYDGKEKKHALIVEVFLQQFANIANNVELIPFCPEVAIGLGVPRPKIQLMKLSSGNKSEQIRVLGVNNHTLDVTDALKSYAQTFLLQYPDLSALIVKSKSPSCGFRSTPLFTVQENDQTEQQYEQIELSSGFFVQSLLILKPEIKIIEEADLKNESDCLTLLNSLMTCLKNR, via the coding sequence ATGCCAGATAAATTAAAAATTGCGGTGAGTGCCTGTCTTTTGGGGCAAAAGGTTCGTTATGATGGCAAGGAAAAGAAGCATGCATTGATTGTTGAAGTGTTTTTGCAACAGTTTGCAAACATTGCTAATAATGTAGAATTAATACCATTTTGCCCCGAAGTCGCCATTGGGTTGGGAGTGCCTAGGCCTAAGATCCAATTGATGAAACTGTCATCTGGCAATAAAAGCGAACAAATTCGTGTTCTTGGTGTCAATAATCACACATTGGATGTGACGGATGCGTTAAAATCCTATGCTCAGACATTCTTGTTACAATACCCTGATCTAAGTGCATTGATAGTGAAGTCTAAATCACCGAGTTGTGGTTTTCGCTCAACGCCTCTCTTTACGGTACAAGAGAATGATCAAACGGAACAGCAGTATGAACAAATTGAACTATCATCCGGATTTTTTGTGCAGTCTTTATTGATCTTGAAGCCGGAAATAAAAATTATTGAAGAGGCTGATTTGAAAAATGAAAGTGATTGCCTCACTTTGCTGAATAGTTTAATGACTTGTTTAAAAAACAGATAA